From one Amaranthus tricolor cultivar Red isolate AtriRed21 chromosome 17, ASM2621246v1, whole genome shotgun sequence genomic stretch:
- the LOC130803716 gene encoding protein ACCELERATED CELL DEATH 6-like gives MDVNLETAAKEGDVAYLNRFHVNRETENGETTLESSFLGQTPEGDNILHLAAKRNRYSFIEKALQKIPAVVLLIRQSNSRGENPLHIAAQLGHLDIVQVLVNSYKTHLRDVKDMKFRSTLLSLMVVEEGTSLDPWIAQDSSGNTPLHEALRSGYEEVAMYLLQVEPKLADSINNAAEGILFLAAAYGHEQILEMILTSEVPYSLSSPAGLTPLHALIHNCSEGAAQLLLRKHPELAKRADKHKQTAIYYAAVANKDRHVEVLLKTDKSCAYLKDENGFTPLLIAASLGQLKAVHIILLHCPESITICDTNCKTALHLMKLESYEEGIELLMNPAMERLINVPDLEGNTPLHLAVKNSDHIKAKVILDMDKTGINLRNKNGDTPWDLTKRQQELSENMVKIGYDLIMHSSDKHKPTQQETENQPAMIPQTVHNLQEANKIMHNNFSIVAIIAAIFAAITFAAGFLVPGGLDVNGHVVLTRVTAFKVFILSNTTAMCGYTFVLFSALSTMMLGQRDDKPRYLLSFNIYILRLSFYATLIAFLDSSPSFGYNETVKKTSTQAFHSRILYQKTSANTFLAQTLKPYRKLLVVKTKKGEKTRCLLILSIDKCFFHSDFGQPSFTTKRQREKGYQFISM, from the exons ATGGATGTTAATCTTGAAACAGCTGCTAAAGAAGGAGACGTAGCGTACCTCAACCGATTTCATGTGAACAGGGAGACAGAGAATGGAGAAACAACTTTGGAAAGCTCCTTCCTCGGTCAAACACCAGAAGGGGACAACATTCTTCACTTGGCTGCAAAGCGAAACCGGTATAGCTTCATTGAGAAGGCTCTACAGAAGATTCCAGCGGTAGTGTTACTCATTCGTCAGAGCAACTCCAGAGGGGAAAACCCCCTCCACATTGCAGCTCAGTTGGGGCACCTTGACATAGTGCAGGTGCTCGTCAATTCCTACAAGACTCACTTGCGAGATGTCAAAGACATGAAGTTTAGATCTACCTTGTTGTCCCTCATGGTAGTTGAAGAAGGAACGAGTCTTGATCCATGGATAGCTCAAGATTCGAGTGGAAACACCCCACTACATGAGGCTCTTAGGAGTGGGTATGAGGAGGTAGCAATGTACCTGCTTCAAGTGGAACCGAAATTGGCTGATAGTATCAACAATGCTGCGGAAGGCATACTCTTCCTTGCCGCAGCCTATGGTCATGAGCAAATTCTAGAGATGATCCTGACCTCAGAAGTTCCATACAGTTTAAGTTCACCTGCTGGGTTGACTCCACTACACGCACTGATACACAATTGCTCAG AGGGCGCTGCCCAGCTTTTACTAAGGAAACACCCAGAACTAGCAAAGAGAGCAGACAAGCACAAGCAAACAGCAATATACTATGCAGCAGTAGCAAATAAAGATAGGCATGTGGAGGTACTACTAAAGACAGATAAATCATGCGCATACCTAAAAGACGAGAATGGTTTTACTCCCCTCCTTATAGCAGCAAGTCTTGGTCAGTTAAAAGCAGTACATATAATACTTCTTCATTGTCCAGAATCGATTACTATTTGTGATACCAATTGTAAGACTGCACTGCACCTAATGAAACTAGAAAGTTATGAAGAAGGCATAGAACTCCTTATGAATCCAGCCATGGAAAGGCTCATTAATGTGCCAGATCTGGAGGGAAATACTCCATTACATCTAGCAGTGAAGAATTCTGATCACATTAAGGCTAAGGTGATACTAGATATGGACAAAACGGGAATTAATTTAAGGAATAAAAATGGTGACACACCCTGGGATTTAACCAAACGACAGCAAGAGCTTTCAGAAAACATG GTAAAAATTGGCTATGACCTAATTATGCATTCAAGTGATAAGCACAAACCAACTCAACAAGAAACTGAAAATCAACCTGCAATGATCCCCCAAACAGTACATAATTTACAGGAAGCCAACAAAATAATGCATAATAACTTCAGCATAGTTGCAATTATAGCTGCAATTTTTGCAGCCATTACTTTTGCAGCAGGTTTCCTAGTCCCAGGTGGGTTAGATGTAAATGGGCATGTTGTTCTGACAAGAGTGACCGCTTTTAAAGTGTTCATTCTGTCAAATACAACAGCCATGTGCGGCTACACATTTGTGCTGTTCAGTGCTCTTTCGACGATGATGCTTGGTCAGAGAGATGATAAACCAAGATATTTACTGTCTTTCAACATTTACATTCTTCGACTATCTTTCTATGCAACCTTAATAGCCTTT CTAGATTCTTCTCCAAGCTTTGGATATAATGAGACGGTAAAGAAAACTAGTACTCAAGCATTTCACTCAAGAATCCTCTATCAG AAAACTTCGGCCAATACCTTCTTGGCACAAACCCTGAAACCCTACCGAAAACTTTTAGTCGTTAAAACAAAAAAGGGGGAGAAAACAAGATGTCTTCTCATACTGTCTATTGATAAATGTTTCTTCCATTCGGACTTCGGTCAGCCATCATTCACAACAAAAAGACAGAGAGAGAAAGGTTATCAGTTTATATCGATGTAG
- the LOC130804374 gene encoding uncharacterized protein LOC130804374: MKHCLTLARTSLLSSHFSIFHLPNSIPKFPQGLHQNYRRIRCIPQHSIAEAVAIAEPSIVEQSEDTTNDTVAQLLASKNNDSVSKLMKMERKSTPCTDNYGRWFPYLDKFCANGVYLDSAEVLEVLDPLLLDVRKERFRNVVKHRSYGICLVVEGLTDFGNVSAAFRSADALGFQSVHVISCGSKRYRDNRHVSMGSEKWLDIEVWDSTQECFEVLKSRGYRIATTHLGKNSVSVYDMDWSCPTAIVVGNENRGISEEALELSDLHCIIPMNGMVDSFNVSVAAGILMHHAVCDRTSRLGSHGDLTSNESQILLAEFFLRHSNSAISTVNEYAKRKSLDPVSKL, translated from the exons ATGAAGCACTGTCTAACCCTAGCTCGAACTTCACTCTTATCATCTCATTTCTCCATTTTTCATTTACCTAATTCCATCCCTAAATTTCCACAAG GGTTACACCAAAATTATCGAAGAATTCGATGCATTCCACAACATTCAATTGCAGAAGCTGTTGCAATTGCTGAGCCTTCAATCGTCGAACAATCAGAAGACACGACTAACGACACAGTTGCGCAATTACTCGCCTCCAAGAATAATGATAGTGTCTCAAAGCTAATGAAAATGGAGAGAAAATCAACTCCTTGTACTGATAACTATGGTCGTTGGTTTCCTTATCTTGATAAATTTTGTGCAAATGGTGTTTATTTGGACAGTGCTGAAGTTCTGGAGGTGTTGGATCCTCTATTGTTGGATGTGAGGAAAGAGAGATTTAGGAATGTGGTGAAGCATCGGAGTTATGGTATTTGTCTTGTAGTTGAAGGATTGACTGATTTCGGGAATGTTTCAGCTGCATTTCGATCTGCTGATGCCCTTGGCTTCCAATCTGTCCATGTTATTTCTTGCGGTTCCAAAAG GTACAGAGATAATCGGCATGTCAGCATGGGTTCAGAAAAGTGGCTGGATATTGAGGTCTGGGACTCCACTCAAGAATGCTTTGAGGTTCTTAAATCACGCGGATACAGAATAGCCACTACTCATCTAGGAAAGAACTCG GTTTCAGTATATGACATGGATTGGTCATGCCCAACTGCTATTGTTGTCGGGAATGAGAACAG GGGCATTAGTGAAGAAGCTTTAGAGTTATCAGATTTGCACTGCATTATTCCTATGAACGGCATGGTTGATTCCTTTAATGTTTCTGTTGCTGCTGGAATACTAATGCATCATGCTGTTTGTGACAGAACTTCACGCTTG GGTTCTCATGGTGATTTAACCTCGAACGAAAGTCAAATTCTACTAGCAGAGTTTTTTCTGCGACACAGCAATAGTGCGATCAGCACTGTCAATGAATATGCCAAAAGGAAATCACTGGACCCAGTGTCAAAGCTATGA